A region from the Flexistipes sp. genome encodes:
- the rplR gene encoding 50S ribosomal protein L18: MAKLSRSEVRRKKHFRIRKKISGTADKPRLCVFKSNKYFYAQLINDENGVTLASASSIEKDHRGNANKQSATDVGKRIAERAMEKGCKEVVFDRSGYIYHGNIKAFADSAREAGLEF; encoded by the coding sequence GTGGCTAAGTTAAGCAGAAGTGAAGTCAGAAGAAAAAAACATTTCAGAATAAGAAAAAAAATATCAGGTACAGCTGATAAACCCAGACTGTGTGTGTTTAAAAGCAATAAATATTTTTACGCACAATTGATAAATGATGAAAACGGTGTGACATTGGCATCAGCATCAAGTATAGAGAAAGACCATAGAGGTAATGCAAATAAGCAGTCTGCAACAGATGTCGGCAAGAGGATTGCCGAAAGAGCTATGGAAAAGGGCTGCAAAGAGGTTGTTTTTGACAGAAGCGGATATATTTATCACGGCAATATCAAGGCCTTTGCAGATTCTGCAAGAGAGGCCGGCCTCGAATTTTAA
- the rplP gene encoding 50S ribosomal protein L16 has translation MLMPKKLKYRKQFKGRIKGKATKGNSIEFGEYGLQATQKGKITSRQIEAARIAINRSLRRGGKVFIRVFPHKPITQRPAETRMGKGKGAVEFYVAPIKEGTILYEVRGVSEEKAQEALRLASHKLPVKCKFVRKSQVEGGEE, from the coding sequence ATGTTAATGCCAAAAAAGTTAAAATACCGAAAACAGTTTAAAGGCAGGATCAAAGGAAAGGCCACAAAAGGCAATTCCATAGAATTTGGTGAGTACGGTTTGCAGGCCACCCAGAAAGGGAAGATTACCAGCAGGCAGATAGAAGCTGCCAGGATTGCTATCAACAGGTCTTTACGTAGAGGAGGAAAGGTATTTATACGTGTTTTTCCCCATAAGCCAATTACTCAGAGACCTGCTGAAACAAGAATGGGTAAAGGTAAAGGCGCTGTGGAATTCTATGTAGCTCCCATAAAAGAAGGTACAATATTGTACGAAGTACGCGGAGTTTCAGAAGAGAAAGCGCAGGAAGCTTTGAGACTTGCTTCCCACAAACTCCCTGTAAAGTGTAAGTTTGTCAGAAAATCACAGGTTGAAGGAGGCGAAGAATGA
- the rpsS gene encoding 30S ribosomal protein S19, which translates to MPRSLKKGPFIDDHLLDKVNTAKEKGDKKVIKTWSRRSTILPEMVGLTFAVHNGNKFIPVYVTENMVGHKLGEFALTRTFRGHKKDDKKVKR; encoded by the coding sequence GTGCCGAGATCCCTCAAAAAAGGACCGTTTATAGATGATCATTTGCTGGATAAGGTAAATACAGCAAAAGAGAAAGGGGATAAGAAGGTTATTAAAACCTGGTCAAGAAGAAGTACGATTCTGCCTGAAATGGTGGGTTTGACATTTGCAGTACATAATGGTAACAAATTTATCCCTGTTTATGTAACTGAAAATATGGTCGGTCACAAGCTCGGTGAGTTTGCTTTGACGCGTACGTTTCGCGGCCATAAAAAAGACGATAAAAAAGTTAAGAGATAG
- the rplE gene encoding 50S ribosomal protein L5, whose product MSVLKEKYRNEVIPHLQSKFGYKNVMQIPKIEKVVLNMGVGEAIGNPKILENAVSDMTMIAGQKPVVTKAKKSIAGFKLREGMPIGCKVTLRGERAYEFLNRLINVALARVRDFSGVNPKSFDGRGNYALGLKEQIVFPEIDYDKIDKIRGFDVIITTTAQTDEEARELLRALGMPFAES is encoded by the coding sequence ATGTCTGTTTTGAAGGAAAAATACAGAAATGAAGTGATTCCACACCTGCAAAGCAAGTTTGGGTATAAGAATGTGATGCAGATACCTAAGATAGAAAAAGTTGTTCTTAATATGGGTGTTGGAGAGGCTATTGGTAATCCTAAAATTCTGGAAAATGCTGTTAGTGATATGACAATGATTGCCGGTCAAAAACCGGTTGTTACCAAAGCCAAAAAATCAATTGCCGGATTTAAGCTGAGAGAAGGTATGCCTATAGGGTGTAAAGTCACACTAAGAGGTGAAAGGGCTTATGAATTTTTAAACCGCCTTATCAATGTTGCTTTGGCCAGAGTGAGGGATTTCTCCGGTGTAAACCCTAAATCTTTTGATGGAAGGGGAAATTATGCTCTCGGACTTAAAGAGCAAATTGTTTTTCCGGAAATTGATTATGATAAAATTGATAAAATTAGAGGTTTTGATGTTATTATAACTACAACAGCACAAACAGACGAGGAAGCAAGAGAGCTTCTAAGGGCACTTGGAATGCCATTTGCAGAAAGTTAG
- the rpsH gene encoding 30S ribosomal protein S8, with the protein MVMTDPVSDMLARIRNANMVNHQQVSLPYSKLKESILEIMKNEGYIKNYRVETENNKSTINVLLKYSELGDPVIKGLKKVSKPGRRQYVKSKNLSPVLGGLGTGIVSTSHGLKTVKNCINEKIGGEYLCQIW; encoded by the coding sequence ATGGTAATGACTGATCCAGTATCGGATATGCTGGCACGTATCAGAAACGCAAATATGGTGAATCATCAGCAGGTTAGTTTGCCATATTCCAAATTAAAAGAATCAATTCTGGAAATAATGAAAAACGAAGGGTATATTAAGAACTATCGTGTAGAGACAGAAAACAATAAGAGCACGATTAATGTCCTTCTGAAGTATTCCGAATTGGGTGATCCGGTTATTAAAGGCCTTAAAAAAGTTAGTAAACCGGGCAGACGACAATACGTAAAATCAAAAAATCTCAGCCCTGTACTTGGTGGACTGGGCACAGGAATCGTATCTACTTCCCATGGATTAAAGACCGTCAAGAATTGTATTAATGAAAAAATCGGCGGTGAATATCTGTGTCAAATCTGGTAA
- the rplO gene encoding 50S ribosomal protein L15, with protein sequence MNLHDLKPADNANKNRKRRGRGGSSGLGTTSGRGHKGQKARSGGGVRPGFEGGQMPLTRRLPKRGFDNSKFAKTVEIVNLADIERKYADGETVNRETLVEKRLIKGKKDLIKVLGEGDFSKKLTFDVDKVSGSAEEKIKKAGSELS encoded by the coding sequence ATGAATTTGCACGACTTAAAACCGGCAGATAATGCCAATAAAAACAGAAAAAGGCGCGGCAGAGGCGGCTCCAGTGGTCTTGGTACCACTTCCGGCAGAGGTCATAAGGGTCAAAAGGCAAGATCCGGAGGAGGCGTGAGGCCAGGCTTTGAAGGCGGTCAAATGCCGCTTACCAGAAGACTGCCTAAAAGAGGTTTCGATAACTCGAAATTTGCCAAAACTGTCGAAATTGTGAATTTAGCGGATATAGAGAGAAAGTACGCAGACGGGGAAACTGTAAACAGAGAAACACTTGTTGAAAAAAGACTTATAAAGGGTAAAAAAGATTTGATAAAAGTACTCGGTGAAGGTGATTTTTCCAAAAAATTAACGTTTGATGTTGATAAAGTATCCGGTTCTGCGGAAGAGAAGATTAAAAAAGCCGGAAGCGAGCTCAGCTGA
- the map gene encoding type I methionyl aminopeptidase, with translation MVILKSSSELEYMRKAGAIVKEVLNGLYDIIKPGVTTKTIDKYVYDTIISRSATPSFKNYRGFSGSACVSINEVVVHGIPGENVLKNGDIISVDVGAYKDGFHGDAARTYPVGEISDKASKLIDVTKGSFFKGIEKAEVGGRLLDISNAIQTYVEENGFNVIRDYYGHGIGRELHEDPAIPNYGKPNRGTRLRAGMVLAIEPMVVEGSYEVETLDDGWTVVTKDRGLAAHYENTVAITHNGPEILTN, from the coding sequence ATGGTTATATTGAAATCTTCCAGTGAACTGGAATATATGAGAAAAGCCGGGGCAATTGTAAAAGAGGTTCTTAACGGTTTATACGATATTATAAAACCCGGTGTTACCACAAAAACTATTGACAAATATGTTTATGATACTATAATTTCCCGCTCAGCTACGCCTTCGTTTAAAAATTACCGGGGGTTCAGCGGTTCAGCTTGTGTATCGATAAACGAAGTGGTTGTTCACGGAATACCAGGAGAGAATGTTCTCAAAAACGGCGATATAATAAGTGTGGATGTTGGAGCATATAAAGACGGTTTTCACGGAGATGCCGCCAGGACATACCCTGTCGGTGAAATAAGTGACAAAGCGTCAAAACTGATAGACGTAACAAAAGGAAGTTTTTTTAAAGGAATTGAAAAGGCTGAAGTCGGCGGGAGACTGCTTGATATCTCTAATGCTATTCAGACTTATGTCGAAGAAAATGGATTTAATGTAATAAGGGATTATTACGGACACGGAATCGGCAGGGAGTTGCATGAAGACCCTGCTATACCTAATTACGGGAAACCTAACCGCGGCACAAGGCTTAGGGCTGGCATGGTTTTAGCAATAGAACCTATGGTTGTTGAAGGCAGTTATGAGGTTGAAACTCTGGATGACGGCTGGACAGTCGTGACAAAAGACCGGGGGCTTGCTGCACATTATGAAAATACTGTGGCAATTACCCATAACGGGCCGGAAATATTAACAAACTAA
- the secY gene encoding preprotein translocase subunit SecY yields the protein MFKKIENIFSVPELRRRILFTLALLIVYRIGTHVPTPGINSDALQQFFAQQSGNILGMVDMFTGGALSRLTVFGLGIMPYISASIIIQLLTVVVPHLAELKKQGSEGQEKITKYTRYGTVGISAVQGLGIAIGLEAMNSPTGTAVVMFPGWGFRLVTALTLTTGTVFLMWLGERITEKGIGNGISLIIFAGIVARFPAAVANTFRMMQTGELQIITLIVVLAIILGVTAAIVYVEISSRRLPIQYVRKAGAGTRGGNVSNSYLPLKLNPANVIPIIFAASIMSFPSTLSTFSQNSIFSQIGVWFSPSSPVYYILYVVMIVFFTYFYTSIIFNPDDVADNIQKSGGVIPGKRPGKATSDFIDYVLSRLTFIGALYLSVLAILPQFIISWFNVPFYFGGTSLLIVIGVGLDLIQRIESHLITHNYDGFLKRGKVKRGGFA from the coding sequence ATGTTTAAAAAGATTGAGAACATATTTTCGGTACCCGAATTAAGAAGACGGATATTGTTTACACTTGCCTTGTTAATAGTTTATAGAATCGGTACACATGTACCCACGCCAGGTATAAATTCTGATGCGCTGCAGCAGTTTTTTGCCCAGCAGTCCGGTAACATTCTTGGTATGGTTGACATGTTTACCGGAGGTGCTCTCAGTCGTTTAACCGTTTTCGGACTTGGTATTATGCCTTATATTTCCGCCTCAATTATTATACAGTTATTAACAGTTGTTGTTCCGCACTTGGCTGAACTGAAGAAACAGGGCTCAGAAGGCCAGGAGAAAATAACGAAATACACAAGGTATGGTACAGTTGGCATAAGTGCTGTGCAGGGGCTTGGTATAGCTATAGGGCTGGAAGCCATGAATTCTCCAACGGGCACGGCAGTTGTTATGTTTCCGGGGTGGGGATTCAGACTCGTGACAGCTCTGACCCTGACAACAGGTACTGTCTTTCTTATGTGGCTGGGTGAGAGGATAACGGAAAAAGGTATCGGCAATGGTATTTCCCTTATAATATTTGCTGGTATTGTTGCAAGGTTTCCTGCTGCAGTGGCAAACACCTTTAGAATGATGCAGACCGGGGAACTTCAGATTATCACACTGATTGTTGTACTTGCGATTATACTTGGTGTTACGGCAGCTATTGTATATGTGGAGATTTCCAGCAGACGACTGCCTATTCAGTATGTCCGGAAGGCCGGAGCCGGAACCAGAGGCGGGAATGTTTCTAATTCTTATCTGCCCCTGAAGCTGAACCCGGCAAATGTTATCCCGATAATTTTTGCCGCGTCCATTATGTCATTCCCCAGTACTCTTTCTACCTTTTCACAAAATTCAATTTTTTCTCAGATCGGTGTGTGGTTTTCCCCCTCATCGCCAGTTTACTATATTTTGTATGTAGTAATGATTGTGTTTTTCACTTATTTTTATACATCTATCATTTTTAATCCGGATGATGTAGCTGACAATATACAGAAAAGCGGTGGAGTCATACCAGGCAAAAGACCCGGCAAAGCAACGTCAGATTTTATCGATTATGTCCTTTCCAGACTGACATTTATTGGAGCACTGTATCTTTCTGTTTTGGCGATTTTGCCCCAGTTTATCATATCCTGGTTTAACGTTCCGTTCTATTTCGGCGGCACAAGTCTTCTTATTGTAATAGGTGTGGGGCTTGATCTTATTCAGCGTATTGAATCGCATCTGATAACACATAATTATGACGGATTTTTAAAGAGAGGAAAAGTTAAAAGAGGTGGTTTTGCATGA
- the infA gene encoding translation initiation factor IF-1, giving the protein MGKKDTIEFEGTVLEALPNAMFRVELENEHEVLAHLSGKMRMHFIRILPGDKVTVEISPYDLSRGRITYRHK; this is encoded by the coding sequence ATGGGGAAAAAGGATACTATCGAGTTTGAAGGCACAGTACTTGAAGCGTTGCCCAATGCAATGTTCAGAGTAGAGCTGGAAAACGAACACGAAGTTTTGGCTCATTTATCAGGCAAGATGCGTATGCATTTTATCAGGATTCTACCGGGTGATAAGGTTACCGTAGAGATTTCCCCGTATGACCTGTCAAGAGGAAGAATTACTTACAGGCACAAATAA
- the rpsE gene encoding 30S ribosomal protein S5: MSTNDNQLVDKVVNIGRVTKVVKGGRIFRFTAIVVVGDYNGRVGIGQGKAREVPDAIKKASDDAKKNLVEVPVVKGTIPHETIGKYSAAEIVMKPAAPGTGIIAGSVTRSLFELAGVQNILAKSTRSRNPLNLLYAGLNGLLSIRTLEEVAAARGKTVQEII, from the coding sequence TTGAGCACAAATGATAACCAGTTAGTGGATAAAGTTGTAAACATAGGAAGGGTTACAAAGGTTGTAAAAGGCGGTAGAATTTTCAGATTTACTGCTATTGTTGTGGTAGGCGACTACAATGGGAGAGTAGGTATAGGCCAGGGAAAAGCCCGTGAAGTACCTGATGCCATAAAAAAGGCTTCCGATGATGCCAAAAAGAATCTCGTGGAGGTTCCTGTGGTAAAGGGGACTATTCCTCACGAAACGATTGGAAAATACAGTGCGGCCGAAATTGTTATGAAGCCTGCTGCCCCCGGTACGGGTATCATTGCTGGGAGCGTTACGAGGTCGCTCTTTGAACTTGCAGGGGTTCAGAACATACTTGCTAAATCCACACGGAGCAGAAATCCTTTGAATCTTCTTTATGCAGGATTAAACGGGCTTTTAAGTATAAGAACTCTGGAAGAAGTTGCCGCAGCAAGAGGAAAAACTGTACAGGAAATTATCTAA
- the rplX gene encoding 50S ribosomal protein L24 yields MALVKYKLKKNDPVIVKVGKDRGKKSKILKVDKKNAKLFLEDVNVVKRHTKPNPMDPDGGIHEKEMPIDISNAMYYCKKCDSGVRLGIKVLGSGQKQRFCKSCGEIVDKD; encoded by the coding sequence ATGGCATTGGTAAAATATAAACTGAAAAAAAATGATCCTGTTATTGTTAAAGTAGGAAAAGACAGGGGCAAAAAGTCTAAAATACTTAAAGTTGACAAAAAAAACGCTAAGTTATTTTTAGAGGATGTCAATGTAGTAAAGAGGCACACAAAACCGAATCCTATGGATCCGGACGGCGGAATTCATGAAAAAGAGATGCCGATAGACATTTCAAATGCAATGTATTACTGCAAAAAATGTGACTCCGGCGTGCGGCTAGGTATAAAAGTCCTCGGCTCCGGACAGAAACAGCGATTTTGCAAGTCATGCGGCGAAATTGTCGATAAAGATTAA
- the rpmC gene encoding 50S ribosomal protein L29: MKPSEIREMTANEIENKEKELREDLFRLKFKLATGELEDTSKIKLTRRDIARLKTILKEKKAEV; the protein is encoded by the coding sequence ATGAAGCCTTCAGAGATAAGAGAAATGACAGCTAATGAAATAGAAAATAAGGAAAAAGAGCTTCGTGAAGATTTGTTCAGACTCAAATTTAAACTGGCAACCGGAGAGCTGGAAGATACGTCGAAAATTAAGTTGACGCGCAGAGATATCGCCAGATTGAAAACAATCTTAAAAGAGAAAAAAGCAGAGGTATAA
- the rplB gene encoding 50S ribosomal protein L2: MGVKKYKPTSPGVRFRTNDDYSNVTAEKPEKSLVKPLAKKGGRNSYGRITVRHKGGGNKRLYRVIDFKRNKIDVPGVVKTIEYDPNRSARIALVVYADGEKRYILAPIGLKVGDHVLSGKDADIKPGNSLLLKEIPVGTVLHNVELRPGKGGQLARSAGTYSQLLSKEKGYCHVRLPSGEIRLVNAECRATVGQVSNPEHENLSVGKAGKNRWFGIRPSVRGVAMNPIDHPHGGGEGRTSGGRHPVTPWGKPTKGYKTRKSNKPTNKYIISRRR, translated from the coding sequence ATGGGTGTTAAAAAATATAAACCAACGTCACCTGGTGTCAGGTTCAGAACGAATGATGATTATTCCAATGTAACTGCTGAGAAGCCTGAAAAGTCATTGGTTAAACCTCTGGCTAAAAAAGGTGGAAGAAACAGTTACGGAAGGATTACCGTCAGGCATAAAGGCGGTGGAAACAAGAGGCTTTACAGAGTAATTGACTTTAAGAGGAATAAGATTGATGTCCCCGGTGTCGTTAAAACAATAGAATATGATCCTAACAGAAGTGCAAGGATTGCACTGGTTGTGTATGCTGATGGAGAAAAAAGATATATTCTTGCTCCTATCGGGCTGAAAGTGGGAGATCATGTTTTAAGTGGTAAAGATGCCGATATAAAGCCCGGCAACTCACTGCTGCTGAAAGAAATCCCCGTTGGGACAGTGTTGCACAATGTGGAACTCAGGCCTGGTAAAGGCGGCCAGCTGGCAAGGTCTGCCGGTACATATTCCCAGCTTCTTTCAAAGGAGAAAGGGTATTGCCACGTGAGACTGCCGTCCGGTGAAATCAGACTGGTAAATGCCGAATGCAGGGCAACAGTCGGCCAGGTTAGCAATCCTGAACATGAAAATCTGTCTGTTGGTAAAGCCGGAAAGAACAGATGGTTTGGAATACGCCCAAGTGTACGCGGCGTTGCCATGAACCCGATCGACCATCCTCACGGTGGTGGTGAAGGCAGAACAAGCGGCGGCAGACACCCTGTTACGCCATGGGGTAAACCAACTAAGGGTTATAAAACTAGAAAGAGTAACAAGCCGACAAATAAATATATTATTTCAAGGCGTAGATAA
- a CDS encoding type Z 30S ribosomal protein S14 yields the protein MAKTSKYYSAMRKKKFKVREYSRCPICGRARSYIRRFDMCRICFRQLANEGMIPGVKKASW from the coding sequence GTGGCAAAAACATCGAAATATTACTCAGCAATGAGAAAGAAAAAATTTAAGGTAAGAGAATATAGCAGGTGCCCCATTTGCGGCAGAGCAAGATCTTACATAAGAAGGTTTGATATGTGCAGGATTTGTTTCAGGCAGCTGGCAAATGAGGGGATGATACCTGGTGTGAAAAAAGCAAGCTGGTAA
- the rplV gene encoding 50S ribosomal protein L22 — protein sequence MDVQAKGRYVRVSPRKARLVADLVRGKSAEAAIDILNFTPKKAAKDITKVIKSAVSNAEENHGVRDVSGLKIKEIRVDGGPILKRYMPRAYGRATMIRKRTSHITVVLSE from the coding sequence ATGGATGTTCAAGCTAAAGGAAGGTATGTAAGAGTATCTCCCAGAAAAGCTCGTCTCGTAGCTGACTTAGTAAGAGGCAAAAGCGCAGAAGCCGCGATAGATATTCTTAATTTTACTCCTAAGAAAGCGGCGAAAGATATTACGAAGGTTATCAAATCTGCGGTTTCAAACGCTGAAGAAAATCATGGCGTGAGAGATGTTTCCGGATTGAAGATAAAGGAAATCAGAGTTGACGGCGGTCCTATTCTGAAAAGATATATGCCGAGAGCCTACGGCCGTGCGACTATGATACGCAAAAGGACCAGTCACATAACAGTTGTTTTGTCGGAATAG
- the rpsC gene encoding 30S ribosomal protein S3 has product MGQKVHPVGIRIGVNKNWKSVWYAGKREYRKNLMEDLKIRDFLKKRLKQAGVSSVDIERMGSKLKITLNTSRPGIVIGKKGAEIEKLKKELNKFTAADVQVGIREIKKPETDAQLIADNIGFQLIRRVAFRRAMKKAVLQAMKAGAQGIKVMSSGRLAGSDMARTEWYIRGRVPLQTLRADIEYGYSEALTTYGIIGVKVWLFKGEIIEAKNNSSAEVD; this is encoded by the coding sequence GTGGGGCAAAAAGTACATCCTGTGGGAATTCGGATTGGAGTTAATAAAAACTGGAAGTCCGTTTGGTATGCAGGTAAAAGAGAATACAGAAAAAATCTTATGGAAGATCTTAAAATCAGAGATTTTCTTAAAAAAAGGCTGAAACAGGCCGGGGTGTCTTCAGTTGATATAGAAAGGATGGGCTCTAAACTTAAAATAACTCTCAATACAAGCAGACCCGGGATTGTTATAGGCAAGAAAGGGGCTGAGATAGAGAAACTGAAAAAGGAGCTCAATAAGTTCACTGCTGCTGATGTACAGGTTGGTATCAGGGAAATTAAAAAACCTGAAACCGATGCACAGTTAATCGCTGACAACATAGGTTTCCAGTTGATCAGAAGGGTTGCCTTCCGTAGGGCAATGAAAAAGGCCGTACTGCAGGCTATGAAAGCCGGAGCTCAGGGGATAAAAGTAATGTCATCCGGGCGACTTGCCGGATCCGATATGGCTAGAACCGAATGGTACATAAGAGGCAGAGTTCCTCTTCAAACTCTGAGAGCAGATATTGAATACGGTTATTCCGAAGCCTTGACCACATATGGGATAATCGGTGTTAAGGTCTGGCTTTTTAAAGGTGAAATAATTGAAGCTAAGAATAATAGTAGTGCAGAGGTAGATTAA
- the rplN gene encoding 50S ribosomal protein L14, translating to MIQIQSNLKVADNSGAREIQCIKVLGGSKKKYGRIGDVIVASVKDAIPDSNVKKGSVVKAVIVRTRKENRRTDGTYIKFDDNAAVLINKNNEPLGTRVFGPVARDLRAKGFVKIVSMAPEVL from the coding sequence ATGATTCAGATACAATCTAATCTAAAAGTGGCAGATAACTCTGGTGCGAGAGAAATACAGTGTATTAAAGTGCTTGGTGGCTCAAAAAAGAAATACGGCAGAATTGGTGATGTTATAGTTGCGAGTGTAAAAGATGCCATACCTGACAGTAATGTTAAAAAAGGCTCTGTTGTCAAGGCAGTAATAGTTAGGACAAGAAAAGAGAACAGGCGTACAGACGGAACCTATATCAAATTTGATGATAATGCTGCCGTTTTGATTAACAAAAATAACGAGCCACTTGGTACACGTGTTTTCGGCCCTGTTGCAAGGGATTTGAGAGCTAAGGGATTTGTAAAAATAGTCTCCATGGCTCCTGAGGTACTTTAG
- the rplF gene encoding 50S ribosomal protein L6, protein MSRIGKKPIEIPNGVKVSVKDNVVAVEGPKGKLSERIHPLVDVNLDDSNISVSINDESKKSRSLYGLSRTLINNMIIGVSEGFQRTLLIEGVGYRVALKGKNLDFSLGYSHPIVVEPPEGIEFAVEGNQKLIVKGVSKQQVGQVAADIRKLRKPEPYKGKGVRYEDERIIRKAGKSGK, encoded by the coding sequence ATGTCAAGGATCGGAAAAAAACCAATAGAGATACCAAACGGTGTCAAAGTTAGTGTAAAAGATAATGTCGTAGCTGTTGAAGGACCTAAGGGCAAGCTTTCTGAACGAATTCACCCTTTGGTTGATGTAAATCTTGATGACAGCAATATTTCGGTTTCCATTAATGATGAAAGTAAGAAGAGTAGATCCCTTTACGGCTTGTCCCGGACACTTATTAACAATATGATTATAGGTGTATCCGAAGGATTCCAGCGCACACTTCTCATAGAAGGTGTAGGATACAGGGTTGCTCTAAAGGGAAAAAACTTGGATTTTTCCCTGGGTTATTCACATCCTATTGTTGTGGAACCCCCTGAAGGCATTGAATTTGCCGTTGAGGGCAATCAGAAACTCATTGTTAAAGGTGTAAGCAAGCAACAGGTCGGCCAGGTTGCGGCTGATATAAGAAAGCTTAGAAAGCCTGAACCTTATAAAGGCAAAGGTGTTAGGTACGAGGATGAGCGTATCATAAGAAAAGCCGGCAAATCTGGAAAATAG
- the rpmJ gene encoding 50S ribosomal protein L36 encodes MKVKASVKPICKKCKVIKRRGIVRVICENPRHKQRQG; translated from the coding sequence ATGAAAGTGAAAGCTAGTGTAAAACCGATATGTAAAAAGTGTAAAGTAATTAAGCGCAGGGGAATTGTAAGAGTTATTTGTGAAAACCCCCGTCACAAGCAAAGACAAGGTTAA
- a CDS encoding adenylate kinase, producing the protein MINMVFLGPPGAGKGTQSEQIIKDFGIVQVSTGDILRKAVKDGSELGKLAKQYMDEGKLVPDDVIIGIVKDRLKENDCQNGFILDGFPRTIPQAEALDKMLKEDLNISLTHVISLEVDDGKIIERLTGRRTCPQCGRGYHISFDPPQKQEICDECNTQLIQRDDDKEETIKKRLNVYHEQTVQLKDYYGKQSILTTVDGEKTPDEVYKNIKDILS; encoded by the coding sequence ATGATTAATATGGTTTTTTTGGGCCCTCCGGGGGCGGGTAAGGGTACTCAGTCTGAACAGATTATTAAGGATTTTGGAATTGTGCAAGTTTCAACAGGTGATATCCTCAGAAAAGCTGTAAAAGATGGAAGTGAACTCGGAAAACTTGCCAAGCAGTATATGGATGAAGGCAAACTGGTGCCGGATGATGTGATTATAGGCATTGTAAAAGATCGTTTGAAAGAAAATGATTGCCAGAACGGTTTCATACTTGACGGTTTTCCCAGAACCATACCTCAGGCTGAAGCTCTGGATAAAATGCTTAAAGAAGATCTGAATATATCTCTGACACATGTGATTTCTCTGGAAGTGGATGACGGAAAAATTATAGAAAGGCTGACCGGCAGAAGAACCTGTCCGCAGTGCGGCAGAGGTTACCATATTTCTTTTGATCCCCCGCAAAAGCAAGAAATTTGTGATGAATGCAACACTCAGCTTATTCAAAGGGATGACGATAAAGAGGAAACAATAAAAAAACGACTGAACGTTTATCACGAGCAGACAGTGCAGTTAAAGGATTACTATGGAAAACAGAGTATACTGACAACTGTGGACGGTGAAAAAACTCCCGATGAGGTATATAAAAATATTAAAGATATTTTAAGCTGA
- the rpsQ gene encoding 30S ribosomal protein S17: MQERGVRKTRKGVVTSNKMDKTIVVKVEGLKLHSRYQKYIKRSKEFKAHDPNNECQVGDIVEIMETRPISKTKRWRFVKLIERPIGAADNS; the protein is encoded by the coding sequence ATGCAGGAAAGAGGTGTAAGAAAAACAAGAAAGGGCGTTGTTACCAGTAATAAAATGGACAAAACGATCGTTGTCAAAGTTGAAGGGCTAAAGCTTCACAGCAGATATCAAAAGTATATTAAAAGAAGCAAAGAGTTTAAAGCTCATGATCCGAACAATGAGTGTCAAGTGGGCGATATAGTGGAAATTATGGAAACAAGACCTATCAGCAAAACCAAACGCTGGAGATTTGTAAAGTTGATAGAACGTCCGATTGGGGCTGCAGATAATAGTTAA